A part of Liolophura sinensis isolate JHLJ2023 chromosome 1, CUHK_Ljap_v2, whole genome shotgun sequence genomic DNA contains:
- the LOC135473986 gene encoding histone H3-like, which produces MARTKQTARKSTGGKAPRKQLATKAARKSAAATGGVKKPHRYRPGTVALREIRRYQKSTELLIRKLPFQRLVREIAQDFKTDLRFQSSAVMALQEASESYLVGLFEDTNLCAIHAKRVTIMPKDIQLARRIRGERA; this is translated from the coding sequence ATGGCCCGTACAAAGCAGACCGCCCGTAAATCTACAGGAGGAAAGGCTCCCCGAAAACAGCTGGCCACAAAGGCAGCCAGGAAGAGCGCCGCAGCCACCGGTGGTGTCAAGAAACCTCACAGATACAGGCCCGGAACAGTGGCTCTCCGTGAAATTCGTCGTTACCAGAAGAGCACTGAACTTCTCATCCGAAAACTGCCCTTCCAACGTCTGGTGCGTGAAATCGCCCAGGATTTCAAGACGGACCTGCGTTTCCAGAGCTCTGCCGTGATGGCTCTACAAGAGGCCAGCGAATCTTACCTGGTGGGTTTGTTTGAGGACACGAACCTGTGCGCCATCCACGCCAAACGTGTCACCATTATGCCCAAGGATATCCAACTGGCCAGACGTATTCGTGGAGAGAGAGCTTAA
- the LOC135462452 gene encoding histone H1-delta-like has translation MTDTAPAPVVQKVKKATKPKKPAEHPKYSEMVIAALKDLKERGGSSRSKILKYIVTNYKVGDEKTVNTHLKLALKSGVQSGMLKQTKGTGATGSFKLGEAAKKAPAKPKKPAVKKPAAKKPAAKKTKSPKKVTKKSTAKKLKSPAKEVTKKAKSPKKVAKKPASKKPTKSPKKAASKKPATKKPAAKKPTVKKIKA, from the coding sequence ATGACTGACACGGCTCCAGCTCCTGTCGTCCAGAAGGTGAAGAAGGCCACCAAACCCAAGAAGCCAGCTGAGCACCCGAAATACAGCGAGATGGTGATAGCCGCTCTCAAGGACCTGAAAGAGAGAGGAGGATCATCTAGGAGCAAGATCTTGAAGTACATCGTCACAAACTACAAAGTTGGAGACGAGAAGACCGTTAACACACACCTGAAGCTTGCCCTGAAAAGTGGCGTCCAGTCCGGTATGTTGAAACAGACTAAGGGTACTGGGGCCACGGGATCTTTTAAGCTCGGAGAAGCCGCCAAGAAAGCCCCAGCCAAGCCAAAGAAACCTGCCGTCAAGAAACCAGCAGCCAAAAAGCCAGCTGCTAAGAAGACAAAATCACCAAAGAAAGTCACAAAGAAATCAACTGCAAAGAAACTGAAATCTCCGGCCAAGGAAGTCACGAAGAAGGCGAAATCTCCAAAGAAAGTTGCGAAAAAACCGGCGTCTAAGAAACCCACCAAATCTCCAAAGAAAGCAGCATCCAAGAAACCGGCAACCAAGAAGCCCGCAGCTAAGAAGCCAACAGTCAAAAAGATAAAGGCTTAA